The following DNA comes from Hyalangium minutum.
GGGAGAGTTTGCGCGCGCGGAGGCCGTCATCCAGCGGGCGCTCGTCATCCTCCAGCGCGTCCTGGGAGAGGAGCATCTGGCGGTGGTACGCACCCTGTCCAACCTGTCCTTCGTCTACTTCGAGTGGGGACATGGCCCCCAGGCGCGTGAGGCCGCGGAACGGGGCTTCGCGCTGGCGCACAAGAGCGTGGCCCCGGATGCCGCAGCCTCTATGGTGACGCGGGCCTCGACCTGCGACGACTACAGCGACAGGCCGCTGAAAGATCCCTACACGGAGGTCTATTCCTTCGCCGTCCGCGGGGACGAACTCTTCACTCAGAGAGAGGAGGACGACCCGAAGGTCACCCTGCGCTGGAAGCGGGTGAGCGACCTGTGCGAGGCGTCCACCTCGTTCAAGTGCCGGGGACGAGGGTCGTGCTCCTGTGTCACCACGAAGAACAAGCCCCTGACGGGCCAGCAGAACTGCACCCTCTGACGGTCAGGAGCCACCATCCGCTCAGTCGAGCGCAAAAGCCCCGGCCGCCATCTGGCGAGCCGGGGCTTTCCTTTCCCTGGTGGGAGCCGGGGTTCCTAGCGGAAGAGTTCCCACAGCTGGATGGCTGTTGCGCGCGCTCGCAGCGTACCGTAGCGATCACCGGCCCAGCCTATCTCGGCCGAGACGTAGAAGTTTTTGGCATAGGAGCGCAACGCATACTGGCCCCCGCTCAAGGGGATAATATAGAAGCGCTCCCATGCCGCTACCTCCGTGGCGCGGGCCCTCAGCGTGCCGAAGGTGTCTCCGCCCCAGCCGATCTCGGCGGAAACATAGCGGCCATTGGCCAGAGACTTCAGTGCATACGTGCCGGCGAAGTAACAGAGCTGATACCTTTCCCAAAGGTCCGCCCGGTAAGCCCGGGCTCTGAGCGTGCCGTACTGAGTGCCGCCCCAGCCCACTTCCGCGGAAACGTAACGGCCGTTCGCCACCGAGGTGATCGTGGTCCATTTGGGATTGCAGACGATCGTGGGGGGCACTGCGGCGTCAAGTGTGGCCGCCTGTGCAGCCAGCTCGTCCGCGAGCTCCAGCAGAGGAACTGGCTCAGCTTGAACCTCGGCGAAGGCCCCCGAAACCTCCTGCTCCTCGAGCGCTGTTGATGTCTGCGCGGTATCCGCGCTCACAGCACCATCCGACTCAGGACCGCATGCCTGAATTCCAAACATCAGTCCCGCAGTGACAAGAAGACGCCGCAGAAAGATCTGGCTCATATCGTCTGTTACCCCTGGCAAGCATTGGACAACCGAGTACTGCCTTGACGCTGATGGGCGGCAGCCAGTACACGCATTCGCTGTTGTTGAGCCAAGAATTGCCACGCACTGTCCAATGAGTACCCCAACCCCGGTGCGGCCACTCTGTTGCT
Coding sequences within:
- a CDS encoding fascin domain-containing protein, whose translation is MSQIFLRRLLVTAGLMFGIQACGPESDGAVSADTAQTSTALEEQEVSGAFAEVQAEPVPLLELADELAAQAATLDAAVPPTIVCNPKWTTITSVANGRYVSAEVGWGGTQYGTLRARAYRADLWERYQLCYFAGTYALKSLANGRYVSAEIGWGGDTFGTLRARATEVAAWERFYIIPLSGGQYALRSYAKNFYVSAEIGWAGDRYGTLRARATAIQLWELFR